One Formosa agariphila KMM 3901 genomic window, GAATTTAACGAATACTTTCATAAAACACTTTTAAGTTAATCTCTAGCAAAATACGAATAACTTAATCATCTTTTAAAATATTCTTATTTTCTGATATGTTAGATTCTGGAATGGCATTAAAAAATTCGGAATCCTCTAGATTTGACGTTGGCCCAAAGCCAGCTAAGAATGTTCCTTTAGATTCTGAAGAGGTTTCTATAACATATAAAATAGACATGTCCGATGGATTGCTCATACCTTCGTAACGGTGCTCTGCTACAATTTTCACAGACTCTGGCTTAAAGGTTTCTTTGGTCTCCAAGTCGACTAGCTTAGCATCTACAACTTGGTAATTTGCAGTATACCCTTTGTCTTGATATTGTTTTATATAATCGCTTTCGTGCTTGGCAAATTCGTTTGAAATATTCATGATGTTTTATTTTTGTGGTTTATAATTTTATTAAGAAAAAAGGGTGCATTCTTTAGAACACACCCTATTATATATCTAGAAAGTAATTTTCTTTTTACTAATCTACGGCGTCTTCAACGTCGTCTGCAACATCTTCAATTCCATCTCCAACGTCGTCTGCGACGTCTTCAATTTTATCACCTGCAGATTTCTGATCTCTACAACTTGTAAAAGTTGATAATGAGGCTGTCATCGCTATAGCGAATACTAAAATATAAGCTGATTTTTTCATTGTTATTGGTTTTTTATGATTAATAATTATTTTATTGGGTTTCTTCCTGTAAATAGAGAAATCACGAATAAAACTAAAAATACAAAGAATAATATTTTTGCAATTCCGGCAGCTCCTGCTGCTATTCCACCAAATCCTAAGATTCCGGCGATGATTGCTAAAATTATAAAAGTTACTGTCCAACGTAGCATAATGTTCGGTTTTAAATGGTTAATATTATATAAGAAATA contains:
- a CDS encoding DUF1328 family protein gives rise to the protein MLRWTVTFIILAIIAGILGFGGIAAGAAGIAKILFFVFLVLFVISLFTGRNPIK